TGCGCTCCAGCGGCTCGACATCGACCCGCGCGGCATGAGAGACCGCGCGGCGCTCGTAGACGCGCTGCTCACCCTGGCGCCCTCGACCGACGTGCTCCTGCAGCCCCTCTCGACCGCGAGGCTCACCCGGATCGCCGACCAGTTCCGGCTCGGCCATCGGCGCTCGCGAAGGGCGCGGATCGCCCAGCTCGCCGGCCACGAGGCCGACCGCTTCGCCGAGCCGTACGCGACGTGGGTCCGTCGGCTGGAGCGCTTCGGCCGGGACCTCGACCGCCTGGACGCCAACACGGTCCTTCACATCGGGCCGCCCGCGCGAGAGGGGGAGATCCGCGCGATCGAGGGCGAGCTCGGCGTGGAGCTACCGCCCGACTTCCGTCGCGCCTTGCTCGATTTCTCGGGCGACTTCCGCTTCTCCTGGTACCTGGACGATGACGGCGAGAGGCCCGAAGGCCTCGAGGACATCTTCGCCGGCGAGTGTGTGTTCGGTCTCCAGACGCTCCGATATCTCAACCCACCGAAGCTGTACCTGCCCGTGAACCCGGCCGCGTTCCCCCGCTCCGTCTGGGACGGGAAGCTCGGCATGTTCCACCTGATGGGCGGTGACCACGTCTCCGCCGACCTGCGGCAGCGCGGCGGGCTCGTGTACGTCGACCACGAAGATGGCGGGTTCTCCCCTCGGCCCCTCGCCAGGAGCTTCGAGGACCTGATGAATCGCTGGACGCGACTCGCGTGCGTCATCCCCCGGCATCCAGGATCGGTGGTGGACGCGACGGGCCGCCTCTCCGCGCGAGCGCCGAACGCGAAGCGTCTCATCGCGTGGTTGCGGGGCGAGCCCGTCTCGCCGAGCGCGCCGCAGCGCACCAGGCGACCCGCAAAACGAATCGCCGAGGACACGTGGGCACGTCGCGTGACGCGTCAGGCGCCCGAGACGCTGGCTCGGTGGGAGAAGGCGCCGCTGTTCGAGCGCGTTGGACGCCCCGTCCCGCGCTCCGCCCCCTACGTCCGCTACCGCGGCCCGGACTCCCTCGAAGGCGGCGCCTGGTCGCTCACGCACGACTGGGTATCGTGCTTCCTCGCGCCACGACCCCTGTTCCTCGAGCGCGTCCGAGCCGTGCCCTCCCCGGGAGTCCCGAGCGCGCCTCCCCTCGACGACACGCTCAGGCGGCCGCTGAAGCGCCTGGCGCGAGCGCGCGCGAAGGCGCTCCAGCTGTCGGATCCCCTACGCGAACGGGTCTGCGCCGTGCTGGCCCACTGCGTCACGGCCGACCTGCTCATCCGCAATACGCCAGGCGGATCGCCCCCTCCCTGGGCCGCCGTGCTGAAGGCTCTCGAAGACGGGCACCTTGTCGTCAGCTGGAGAGGCCACTACCCGCAGGGGAAGCCAGTGGTGTTCTGAGCGGCTCCGTTCATCGCGAGCGTCAGGGCGCGGGTGAGAGCGCGCGCCAGCCCTCGTCGGTCCACGCGAAGACCTCCGCGGAGAGCGGGCGCTCGGCCGCCTCGTACATCGACCGCGTGATCATGAGGAGCGCCATGGCCGCCTCCTGGCGGTCACCGTCGACGTAGAGGAGCGTGGAGGGGTCCGGGACGGACACGAGCAGCCGGCCGAAGCGCTCGGCGACGCGCGCCCAGTCGTCCTCGAGCAGCAGGAGGCTCGACGTGTAGTAGTCGGCCGGCTCGACGCGCCCGAGCGCGCCCTCGGGCGGCGGCTGGATCGCCGACGCGAAGCCCTCGAAGCGCCGCCGCAGCTGGCTCGACGCCGCCGAGCGCGCCGCCTCCGACGAGAGCCCGAGGCGGGCGAGCAGGTCCGTGTCGATGGGCTGCGCCGTGGTCGGCGAGTCGAGCACCACGAGCGCGACGAGCTCGGCGCCGAAGGGCACGCCGGCCACGCCGGTGCGCTCGTGCACCATCTGCGCGTAGCCGGTCGGGCGCAGCACCGGGAGCAGCTGGCCCGCGTCCGCCGGGGCCGACGCCTGCGCCGCGCGGTCGCGGAGCGTCCTCGTGAACTGCCGCACGTAGCCCGCGAGCGACGCCTCGCACGCGGCCGGCTCGCGCTGACAGTGCGACCAGATCCGGTCCAGGTTGACCCGCAGCGACTCGTGCGGGGCGCGGGTGGGACGCAGGGTCAGCTCGCTGTCCGCCTCCATGCCGAGCTCCGGGCCGACCTCGCGGAACATCGCCACCGCGCGCCGCGTCAGCGCCGCCGCGGACTGCAGCGGCTCCTCCTCCGCCGACCGGCTCGCCTCGCCCCGCGGGGCCGTCGCGCCGCCACAACCGACGACACCGTGGAGCGCCACCAGCGTGACCAGGAGCGCATGACCGAACGTCTTCATCGCGCGTTCGTGGCACCCATCACCGCAGCACGCAAGCCTGTCGTCAGCCCGAGCGCGCGGCCCGGCCTTCGGCGAGCTGACGCGCGAGATCTTGCTGGACCTCCCAGGACTCCTCGACCGGGACCAGGCCGCGGTAGGACTCGATGGGGTCCCGGCCCTCCTCGGTGAAGCGCGGCGGGTAGAAGAACATCGCCTGGGAGCTGGTCAGCTCGCTCGCGAGGAAGCGCCAGCCGTCCCAGCGCAGGCCGTCGTAGAACGCGAGCAGCGGCGGGCCGAGCATCTCGCGCAGCCAGTCCTCGTAGCCGAGCCGGGTGTCCTCCCACTCGAGCGTGTCGGGCGCGAAGTACGCGACGGTCCGCGTGTCGGCCTGCCAGCTGAAGAAGCCGCCGCCCGCGTCGTCGGCGACGAGCAGGCCGCCCGCGTGGCGCCGCTCCGCGCCGAGCCCGTTCCACGCGTCGAGCCGCCGAGGCAGCGCCGGCGATCCGGCCCCGAGCACGCGCAGCCATCCGTCGGCCACGAGCAAGCCGCCCGTCCGGTACGCGACGGTGCCCAGCATCGAGCGCGTGGTGACCTGCAAGGCGAGCAGACAGTCCGCCGCGCCCTCCCCCGGCGGCAGCACGTCGACCCGATGCGGTGACTCCTCCGCGAAGGCCGCGAGCCGCGAGATCCCCGGATCGTCGGTGTCGACGAGCGCGTCGAGCGAGCGCATGCGCGGAGTCTAGCGCGCGCCACGCGCCGGGCACCGACCTCGAGGGCCGCCAGATGTGGGTGCGCGTGAAGGCCGAGCGGGCCCTGCTGGCCATGCCCGGCGCTCCGCGCACATGCTCCGGCCGGCGGGCATCATGCCGCGCAAAGCCTCTACGCCACCCTCGGCCCGGCCTACCCCGTCTTCAAGGCGCTGACGCCCGACAGCCTGACCACCGCGCCCGACCTCGGGCGCGCGATGATCCGCGTCGCCCGCGAGGCCCACCCGCTACGGAGCCTCGAGGGCAAGGACATCATCGCGCTCGGCGCCTGAGCTGGCCGCGCAGCTCTCTCCGCTCCGTCTGCAGCAGAGAGCCGGCGTCCCGAGAAGGTCGACGCGGGCGGAGGATGCCGCGCACGATCTCCAATAGGGTCGGGCTCGGCCTCCACGGCTCGCAGAGCGAGAAAATGGGAAGCGTGGCGCGTGCTCCTGTGTTTGTTCCCGTACGAGAGAGACACGTGGCGAGCGCGCGAATACACCACG
This region of Sandaracinaceae bacterium genomic DNA includes:
- a CDS encoding DUF2625 family protein, with amino-acid sequence MRSLDALVDTDDPGISRLAAFAEESPHRVDVLPPGEGAADCLLALQVTTRSMLGTVAYRTGGLLVADGWLRVLGAGSPALPRRLDAWNGLGAERRHAGGLLVADDAGGGFFSWQADTRTVAYFAPDTLEWEDTRLGYEDWLREMLGPPLLAFYDGLRWDGWRFLASELTSSQAMFFYPPRFTEEGRDPIESYRGLVPVEESWEVQQDLARQLAEGRAARSG
- a CDS encoding SMI1/KNR4 family protein — its product is MLGRSSIVPQLTQRELKAALQRLDIDPRGMRDRAALVDALLTLAPSTDVLLQPLSTARLTRIADQFRLGHRRSRRARIAQLAGHEADRFAEPYATWVRRLERFGRDLDRLDANTVLHIGPPAREGEIRAIEGELGVELPPDFRRALLDFSGDFRFSWYLDDDGERPEGLEDIFAGECVFGLQTLRYLNPPKLYLPVNPAAFPRSVWDGKLGMFHLMGGDHVSADLRQRGGLVYVDHEDGGFSPRPLARSFEDLMNRWTRLACVIPRHPGSVVDATGRLSARAPNAKRLIAWLRGEPVSPSAPQRTRRPAKRIAEDTWARRVTRQAPETLARWEKAPLFERVGRPVPRSAPYVRYRGPDSLEGGAWSLTHDWVSCFLAPRPLFLERVRAVPSPGVPSAPPLDDTLRRPLKRLARARAKALQLSDPLRERVCAVLAHCVTADLLIRNTPGGSPPPWAAVLKALEDGHLVVSWRGHYPQGKPVVF